From a region of the Helianthus annuus cultivar XRQ/B chromosome 5, HanXRQr2.0-SUNRISE, whole genome shotgun sequence genome:
- the LOC110941138 gene encoding uncharacterized protein LOC110941138: protein MAMAFLHHNSFTISMEFPASLSPSPPATFNLFLSIKTPRFLFVKKVNKSQQLCHCNSVSSSGQQLQESVVDDGGGGGGGGDGWDGKYDDGKGQFSNLVKEHGWQVRRMVEEDNEMRSVANIQAEAFYEPLIIFNDVFFNFFEAEVLAGLLYRLRNSPPDRYACLVAEATTSDSEVKQLVGVVDATVFRDASVLEHLSGADEYLYVSGIAVLPNFRRKKVASVLLKSCEMLARFWGYKYLVLRAYEDDLGARTLYANAGYKIVSSDPVWTTSWIGRRRRVLMIKQCNLT from the exons ATGGCAATGGCTTTTCTACACCATAACTCCTTCACCATTTCCATGGAGTTCCCTGCAAGTTTAAGTCCATCCCCACCTGCAACTTTCAATCTTTTTCTGTCCATAAAAACACCCAGATTCTTGTTTGTGaagaaagtcaacaaaagtcaacaacTTTGCCATTGCAATTCAGTCTCATCATCTGGTCAACAACTTCAAGAATCGGTGGTTGACGacggtggaggaggtggtggtggtggtgatgggtgggATGGTAAATATGATGATGGGAAGGGGCAGTTTAGTAATTTGGTGAAGGAGCATGGGTGGCAAGTGAGGAGGATGGTTGAAGAAGATAATGAGATGAGAAGTGTGGCTAATATTCAAGCAGAGGCTTTTTATGAGCCACTCATTATCTTCAATGATGTCTTCTTCAACTTCTTTGAG GCTGAGGTCCTTGCAGGGCTCCTTTACAGACTAAGAAATTCACCACCTGATAG ATACGCATGTTTGGTTGCTGAGGCGACCACAAGCGATAGTGAAGTAAAACAACTTGTAGGGGTAGTGGATGCTACCGTTTTCAGAGACGCATCTGTTCTCGAGCATTTATCTGGAGCCGATGAGTATCTCTACGTGTCAGGAATAGCGGTTTTACCTAATTTCAG ACGGAAAAAAGTTGCAAGTGTGCTGCTCAAGTCATGTGAAATGTTGGCTCGGTTTTGGGGTTATAAGTATTTGGTGTTGCGAGCTTATGAAGACGATTTGGGTGCTCGAACGTTGTATGCAAATGCAGGATATAAGATTGTGTCGAGCGACCCTGTATGGACGACGAGTTGGATAGGAAGAAGGCGTCGAGTTCTTATGATCAAACAATGTAATTTAACATGA